Proteins encoded within one genomic window of Pigmentiphaga sp. H8:
- a CDS encoding aldolase/citrate lyase family protein, with amino-acid sequence MSTRTPEGNQCVRSSPQIGSAAAEMQFFMIVSDSEIAKFVSANGVHRLFVDLEYLGKDLRQKNLDTWKSKQTLDDVSRIRAAVPDAHLLVRINPLHEHTATEVREVLARGANSVMLPMFRTPDDIAYFLDLLAGRAEAVPLVETRDALQNLPRIVETLPLQRLHIGLNDLHLDLKMTFMFQPLAEGLLEESAAAMRQYSVKFGIGGLARAGEGMISPEYLLGEHVRLGSDAAILSRTFHRKSQTIAELRRNIDFPREITLLQEIYQDYRRKPYVELQNNRNELIQRIQKICIESMQRKEKGHEL; translated from the coding sequence ATGTCAACTCGCACTCCAGAGGGGAATCAATGCGTTCGATCTTCGCCTCAGATTGGCTCGGCGGCAGCAGAAATGCAATTCTTCATGATTGTTAGCGATAGTGAAATCGCTAAATTTGTGAGTGCGAACGGAGTCCATAGACTTTTTGTTGACTTAGAATATCTTGGCAAAGACCTTCGACAAAAGAATCTTGATACATGGAAGAGCAAACAAACGCTCGATGATGTGTCGCGTATTCGTGCAGCAGTCCCCGATGCTCACCTATTAGTCCGGATTAACCCTTTGCATGAGCATACCGCTACTGAAGTCCGAGAGGTCTTAGCTCGAGGAGCTAATAGTGTCATGCTCCCGATGTTTCGTACACCTGACGATATCGCCTATTTTCTTGATCTATTGGCAGGTCGAGCTGAGGCCGTTCCGTTGGTAGAAACACGAGATGCTTTACAGAATTTACCAAGAATTGTTGAGACTCTTCCATTACAGAGACTTCACATCGGACTAAATGATTTACATTTAGATCTAAAGATGACGTTTATGTTTCAGCCCTTGGCGGAAGGACTGTTAGAAGAATCTGCTGCTGCTATGAGGCAATATTCAGTGAAATTTGGTATTGGAGGCCTGGCCCGAGCGGGAGAAGGGATGATCTCCCCAGAATATCTGCTCGGGGAGCATGTTCGGTTAGGTTCGGACGCAGCGATTTTGTCTCGAACTTTTCATCGAAAATCGCAGACCATTGCTGAGCTTCGTCGCAACATTGACTTTCCACGCGAAATAACCTTACTTCAGGAAATCTATCAAGATTACCGAAGGAAGCCATACGTGGAGCTTCAGAATAATCGAAACGAGCTTATTCAAAGAATTCAGAAAATCTGCATAGAGAGCATGCAAAGAAAGGAAAAAGGCCATGAACTCTGA
- the asnB gene encoding asparagine synthase (glutamine-hydrolyzing) — MCGIFGAFTFGTGEVSTSKLDAMAHSISHRGPDAKGHFSDSTCALGNCRLSIVDLSSASNQPIFSNDKSIVVVQNGEIYNYIELREELRRHGVRFATAGDTEVILRAYETWGPRFVEKLNGMFAIAIYDATSRTLRLYRDRLGVKPLYITQPTAQQPLWFASELKAILATGYPVQVNHDAIAQYFALNYIPQPYTAFQGIHHLPPGHIAEINASGSITLTRYWDLADISPDLQMTEADAKAGIISYLDDATRIRLRSDAPFGAFLSGGLDSSSVVAFMSLYQTEAVRSFSIGFDDPAYDETRFAHMASRRFGTLHQAKSMIPDTTHLWPRFIWHCDQPHGDVSFIPTDQVSAMASKDVKMVLTGDGGDELFAGYEKYLHFFQDKSLDSLEQNWVSQYARFSGLLMENQAATLLAGELKDAFHDSNPYRALTNEMNRVSHQDPINKVLFGDTAALLPGNNLVKPDRMAMANSLEVRSPFLDYRLAEFAFRIPGHMKLASGETKAIYKAAVAPLLGSELTYRKKQMFTVPIGNWFRSELADYCRSILLDGRLEARKLFNIQTVRAMVEAHLAGKENHTRQLRALISLEIWSRLFIDSDHEMISKAIEPVQGA; from the coding sequence ATGTGCGGCATTTTTGGAGCCTTCACTTTCGGAACGGGCGAAGTATCCACTTCCAAATTGGATGCAATGGCACATTCCATAAGCCATCGAGGTCCTGATGCAAAAGGCCATTTTAGCGACTCAACCTGCGCCCTTGGCAACTGTAGGCTCTCCATTGTTGACCTTTCTTCAGCTAGTAACCAGCCTATTTTTTCTAACGATAAAAGCATCGTAGTCGTACAAAACGGCGAAATCTACAATTACATAGAGTTAAGAGAGGAACTTCGTCGTCACGGCGTCCGTTTTGCGACGGCTGGCGATACCGAAGTGATTTTGAGGGCGTACGAAACCTGGGGGCCCCGCTTTGTTGAAAAATTGAATGGTATGTTTGCCATTGCAATCTATGATGCAACCTCCAGAACCCTCCGCCTATATAGAGACCGGCTAGGAGTTAAGCCACTCTACATTACTCAGCCGACTGCTCAGCAACCCTTATGGTTCGCGTCTGAACTGAAGGCCATCCTGGCAACGGGGTATCCAGTTCAAGTCAATCATGACGCAATAGCGCAATATTTTGCATTAAACTATATCCCTCAGCCTTATACTGCCTTTCAAGGCATTCATCATCTTCCCCCTGGCCATATAGCTGAAATTAATGCGTCAGGCAGTATCACTCTCACCCGATACTGGGATCTAGCGGATATATCACCTGACCTCCAAATGACAGAGGCTGATGCCAAGGCCGGCATTATAAGTTACTTGGACGACGCAACAAGAATCAGACTTCGCTCCGACGCTCCCTTCGGCGCATTTCTTTCTGGTGGATTAGATAGCAGTTCTGTAGTTGCATTCATGAGCCTATACCAAACAGAGGCTGTCCGGAGCTTCTCGATTGGGTTTGATGATCCAGCTTACGATGAGACCCGATTTGCTCATATGGCATCTCGTCGATTTGGCACCTTGCATCAGGCCAAATCGATGATACCCGACACGACTCATCTTTGGCCTAGATTTATTTGGCATTGCGATCAACCTCACGGCGACGTTTCGTTTATTCCTACCGATCAAGTTTCTGCCATGGCGTCGAAAGATGTGAAAATGGTACTGACTGGAGACGGAGGAGATGAGCTCTTTGCCGGCTATGAAAAATATCTGCATTTCTTTCAAGACAAGTCACTTGACAGCTTGGAGCAGAACTGGGTTTCGCAGTACGCCAGATTTTCTGGCCTTCTGATGGAGAATCAAGCCGCTACATTGCTAGCAGGGGAACTGAAGGACGCGTTTCACGATTCAAATCCGTATCGTGCCCTAACAAACGAGATGAATCGTGTTTCACATCAAGACCCAATAAATAAAGTATTATTTGGCGATACCGCAGCGTTGCTCCCAGGAAACAATTTGGTGAAGCCAGATCGTATGGCCATGGCAAACTCCTTGGAAGTCAGATCTCCTTTCCTAGATTATCGGCTTGCAGAGTTCGCCTTCCGAATTCCTGGACATATGAAGCTGGCCTCGGGAGAGACAAAGGCAATTTATAAAGCTGCGGTTGCGCCACTCCTCGGCAGTGAATTGACATATAGAAAGAAACAGATGTTTACTGTGCCGATTGGAAATTGGTTTCGAAGCGAATTGGCAGACTATTGCCGAAGCATCCTTCTGGACGGACGTCTTGAAGCGCGAAAATTATTTAATATTCAGACGGTACGCGCCATGGTCGAAGCCCATCTCGCTGGCAAAGAGAACCATACACGTCAACTGCGCGCTCTAATTTCTCTTGAAATTTGGTCTCGACTATTTATTGACTCTGATCATGAAATGATCTCTAAAGCAATTGAACCGGTGCAGGGTGCATGA
- a CDS encoding N-acetylneuraminate synthase family protein, whose product MNSEPMIKLGGRQVGANQPTYIIAEIGVNHNGSVDLAHRLIDAAKEVGADAVKFQTFRTEDLILQGTGKAAYQTETTGAGSQYEMLKGLELPFEAFKELKEHCITVDIDFMSTAFDPLSLDFVASLSPTCLKWPSGEITNLPLLRQAAKTKLPVLLSTGMGSIREIATAVEQLPNNDIVILQCVSNYPARLEDQNLRVLPALQAAFGCPVGFSDHTIGPYAALAARSLGMSVLEKHFTLDQGLPGPDHRASIEPKDFRHMVDILRQLELGLGDGIKRAVVDEQQIKSVARKSLVYRHDLAPGHILTEEDLCAKRPGTGVSPDKIDLIVGLPLTKAVRSNTLLELADVR is encoded by the coding sequence ATGAACTCTGAACCAATGATCAAGCTCGGAGGACGACAAGTTGGGGCGAATCAACCAACTTATATCATTGCAGAAATAGGAGTGAATCATAATGGCAGTGTCGACCTGGCACATCGCTTGATTGACGCCGCAAAGGAGGTAGGGGCAGATGCCGTCAAATTTCAGACGTTTCGTACAGAAGATTTAATACTACAAGGCACAGGCAAGGCTGCCTATCAAACCGAAACCACAGGTGCCGGTAGTCAGTACGAGATGCTTAAAGGTCTCGAATTACCGTTCGAGGCCTTTAAAGAACTGAAGGAACATTGCATTACGGTTGACATTGATTTCATGTCTACCGCATTCGATCCGCTGAGTCTTGATTTTGTAGCCTCTCTCTCTCCAACGTGCTTGAAATGGCCTTCGGGAGAAATTACTAACTTACCCCTTCTCCGACAAGCGGCAAAAACCAAGCTACCAGTTCTCCTTTCTACAGGAATGGGAAGCATTAGAGAAATCGCTACAGCCGTAGAACAGTTGCCAAACAATGATATTGTGATTCTGCAATGCGTATCCAATTATCCAGCACGTCTTGAGGACCAGAACCTGCGGGTGTTACCAGCACTGCAAGCCGCATTCGGTTGCCCTGTTGGGTTTTCTGATCATACAATCGGTCCATATGCTGCATTAGCCGCACGCTCATTAGGAATGTCTGTTCTCGAGAAACACTTTACTCTAGATCAGGGATTGCCCGGCCCCGATCATCGCGCGTCCATAGAACCAAAAGATTTTCGCCACATGGTTGATATTTTGCGACAACTCGAATTAGGCCTAGGAGATGGAATAAAGCGCGCGGTCGTCGACGAGCAGCAAATTAAATCTGTAGCTCGAAAGAGTCTAGTCTACCGCCACGATCTAGCTCCAGGGCATATCTTGACCGAAGAAGACCTATGCGCAAAACGGCCTGGTACAGGGGTAAGCCCTGACAAGATTGATCTAATAGTCGGCCTTCCTCTCACCAAGGCGGTACGGTCAAATACATTGTTGGAGTTGGCAGATGTCCGATAA
- the neuC gene encoding UDP-N-acetylglucosamine 2-epimerase, with protein MLIHYLSGSRADFGLMSACLHTINKSKRHNIQIVATGQHMLSKYGSTIDEIRAEKFEIAAEIPVNLSGASGAEMALALATELKGLIHCWEKNRPDMILLLGDRGEMLAGALAAVHLGIHIGHIHGGERSGTLDESFRHAISKLSHFHFPATIESAERLVRMGENSSHIYVIGAPGLVGITSLAGDCDRKTVASQFNLPEDRPIALVIYHPVVQEAEHSAEHIKAILEASTMNGLSQIILRPNSDAGGQAIDKLLDSIDSQPNVRVLAHLPRTDYCKTLAGVDLLIGNTSSGIIESGTFGTPFVNVGNRQNNRQRNLANTFDCSDVNVSAINAAIIHALHSSPEQKNVYGDGTADARLLAALDHISLQPEILLKCNAY; from the coding sequence ATGTTAATTCATTACCTCAGTGGCAGCCGAGCTGATTTTGGTCTTATGTCTGCTTGCCTTCACACAATAAATAAAAGCAAGCGACATAACATCCAAATAGTTGCGACCGGGCAACACATGCTTTCAAAATACGGCTCAACGATTGACGAAATACGCGCGGAAAAATTTGAAATTGCTGCTGAAATCCCGGTAAATTTAAGCGGGGCTAGTGGCGCCGAAATGGCTTTGGCCTTAGCTACAGAGTTGAAAGGGCTTATCCATTGCTGGGAAAAAAACCGACCAGACATGATCTTGCTTCTGGGAGATCGAGGTGAAATGCTTGCTGGAGCACTTGCGGCTGTTCATCTCGGAATACATATTGGCCATATCCACGGCGGGGAACGGTCCGGTACCCTAGATGAAAGTTTTCGCCATGCAATATCCAAGTTAAGCCATTTTCACTTTCCAGCGACCATCGAGTCTGCTGAACGTTTAGTACGGATGGGAGAAAATTCCAGCCATATATATGTTATTGGCGCACCGGGGCTTGTGGGTATCACCTCTTTGGCCGGAGACTGTGACCGAAAGACTGTGGCAAGCCAGTTCAACCTTCCTGAGGATAGGCCAATTGCCCTTGTGATTTACCACCCGGTAGTTCAAGAAGCGGAGCATTCAGCGGAGCATATCAAGGCAATACTCGAGGCATCCACGATGAACGGGCTTTCGCAGATCATCTTGAGGCCCAACTCCGATGCTGGCGGTCAAGCAATAGACAAACTCCTTGATAGCATAGACTCTCAACCTAATGTTCGAGTATTGGCTCATTTGCCACGGACTGATTACTGTAAGACACTGGCAGGAGTAGACCTACTTATAGGCAATACCTCTTCCGGGATCATCGAATCGGGCACTTTTGGAACACCTTTTGTAAATGTGGGCAATAGGCAAAACAATCGGCAGCGGAACTTGGCTAATACTTTTGACTGTTCTGACGTCAACGTGAGTGCCATTAACGCCGCGATAATTCATGCTCTTCACTCCTCGCCGGAACAGAAGAACGTGTACGGGGATGGGACCGCCGACGCCCGCCTTCTCGCTGCTCTAGATCATATATCATTGCAACCTGAGATTTTGCTCAAATGCAACGCATACTAA
- a CDS encoding Gfo/Idh/MocA family protein, which produces MEHVLVWGYGSIGQRHSRVLDSLSCSVGVVSARNIEAPRAYKNIQQALDEHAPSYVIISNATASHIESIETLASLNFRGKVLVEKPLSAHPIAIPQNEFSALAVAYNLRFHPLLAAMREKLLSDRLISLSIACGQLLSTWRADRDYRSTYSASVKNGGGVLRDLSHELDYLSWIAGPWKRLTALGGNYGALNITADESWSILIELESGAEVVVRLNYLDQPPRREIVATTERSTLKADFISCELMDSFDVHSMQVDRDYTYEQMHRAMLANDMSTVCSVEEAVSVNRLIAAIEQAATQGVWVKNDH; this is translated from the coding sequence ATGGAACATGTCTTAGTTTGGGGCTACGGCTCCATCGGCCAGCGACATTCTCGCGTATTAGATAGCCTATCCTGCAGTGTCGGAGTAGTTTCTGCGCGAAACATTGAGGCTCCGAGAGCATACAAAAACATTCAACAAGCGCTTGACGAGCACGCACCTTCTTACGTGATCATTTCAAACGCCACAGCATCTCACATTGAATCAATAGAAACCTTAGCCAGTCTCAATTTCAGGGGAAAGGTACTCGTAGAAAAACCTCTGTCGGCTCATCCGATAGCCATTCCCCAAAATGAATTTTCCGCCCTTGCAGTAGCCTACAATCTCCGCTTTCATCCGCTCTTGGCAGCAATGCGCGAGAAACTCCTTTCGGACCGGTTGATCAGTCTCTCGATAGCCTGCGGTCAACTGCTATCGACGTGGCGTGCGGATCGAGATTATCGCTCCACTTACTCGGCGAGCGTCAAGAACGGAGGCGGAGTATTGCGAGATCTGAGCCACGAGCTAGATTATTTGAGTTGGATTGCTGGCCCTTGGAAGCGCTTAACTGCACTTGGGGGAAACTACGGGGCGCTTAATATCACAGCAGATGAGTCTTGGTCTATTCTAATAGAACTTGAGTCCGGGGCAGAGGTTGTTGTACGGCTAAATTACTTAGATCAACCTCCTCGCCGGGAAATAGTAGCGACCACAGAGCGCTCCACACTAAAAGCGGATTTTATTTCTTGTGAACTAATGGATTCATTCGACGTTCATTCCATGCAAGTCGACAGAGACTACACATATGAGCAAATGCACCGAGCAATGCTTGCGAATGACATGAGTACCGTCTGCAGTGTTGAAGAAGCAGTCAGCGTAAATAGGTTGATCGCAGCTATCGAACAGGCTGCGACACAAGGAGTTTGGGTAAAAAATGACCACTAG
- a CDS encoding glycosyltransferase family 4 protein yields MKRKILFVRSDLKLAGPARLMLSSAHSLRSRGIDVVFASSGGELISVLDQQGFKHVHIPELSIEHRSAFSTATVAFKLALLCSREKFSVIHTFNAHAGVAAYPAAKITRAKIFNTVLGNGKEFFLKHVPFELVAVSQSVKTKLISYGVDASKIRVVYNSTLDANFLLKAKTDFYKLTEQRDEIAPITFVSVAMFTGQKGHKEIVDAVRAYYELDQAPPIRVIFVGDGPKKNEISAYIASLGLESSFRLTGATSEVFRQLDAAHVFIHLPEMETFGIVLAEAAGRGLPTIAADVGGIPEVVDDQQTGYLVNRLDSQAVARKMRELAIDRDMRLKMGWKGATKSLACFTQEKMADDLIDLYGFLN; encoded by the coding sequence ATGAAAAGAAAAATACTCTTTGTTCGCTCTGATCTTAAGCTTGCAGGTCCAGCACGCCTAATGCTCTCCAGCGCTCATTCTCTTCGCTCTCGAGGGATTGATGTTGTCTTTGCCTCAAGTGGAGGTGAATTGATCTCAGTTCTAGATCAGCAAGGGTTTAAACACGTACACATTCCAGAATTGTCGATAGAACACCGTTCTGCATTTTCAACAGCCACCGTTGCATTCAAGCTCGCGTTGCTCTGTAGTCGAGAAAAATTCTCTGTCATCCACACATTTAACGCCCACGCCGGAGTCGCGGCATATCCTGCTGCAAAAATCACCAGAGCAAAGATATTCAACACCGTCCTAGGAAATGGAAAGGAATTCTTCTTAAAACACGTACCATTTGAATTAGTTGCAGTGTCGCAATCAGTAAAAACCAAGCTCATTTCTTACGGAGTAGATGCATCTAAAATACGGGTTGTCTATAATTCTACTCTCGACGCAAATTTCCTTCTAAAGGCGAAGACGGATTTTTATAAGCTGACAGAACAACGCGATGAAATTGCACCGATAACTTTTGTAAGTGTAGCCATGTTTACCGGCCAAAAAGGACACAAGGAAATTGTGGACGCAGTGCGAGCGTACTACGAGCTCGATCAAGCTCCACCAATTAGAGTGATCTTCGTCGGAGATGGCCCAAAGAAAAATGAGATATCTGCGTACATTGCCTCCCTCGGATTGGAATCATCTTTCCGGCTAACTGGTGCGACAAGCGAAGTGTTTCGTCAACTGGACGCAGCCCATGTTTTTATCCACTTACCAGAAATGGAAACGTTCGGCATTGTCCTCGCAGAGGCTGCGGGAAGAGGCCTTCCTACCATAGCGGCAGATGTCGGGGGAATACCCGAAGTAGTAGATGATCAACAAACCGGCTATCTCGTCAATAGACTAGATAGTCAAGCCGTGGCAAGAAAAATGAGGGAGCTGGCAATTGACCGAGATATGCGATTAAAGATGGGTTGGAAGGGCGCGACAAAATCCTTGGCTTGTTTCACCCAAGAAAAAATGGCTGATGACCTAATTGATCTTTATGGTTTTCTCAATTAA
- a CDS encoding aminotransferase class I/II-fold pyridoxal phosphate-dependent enzyme, translated as MTLEKQIIGPNATIRDALSTLNAAAIKLCLAVDASGKLTRTVSDGDIRRALLSQGTMATLISSLPQRPPLTIRQPATDAALQDLFNAHPDVNAIAMVDDNCRPIDLVSREKYQPNLLLSPPHIGLAEIGYVQQAFDDNWIAPAGPNLEAFERALAQVSGRNAALALSSGTAAIHLALRVIGISPNDRVYVSDLTFAASLQPILYERALPVLIDSEPTTWNMSPVALARRLEKDSKDGTLPKAIIVVHLYGQSADMASLLAISNQYKIPLIEDAAESLGATCQGAPSGSHGLLAAYSFNGNKIITTSGGGALVSDRADLIQYARKLSTQGRETAEHYQHSEVAYNYRMSNVLAGIGLGQLELLANRVNKRRLIFQRYRDALSNTPGISFQADPPNSVGNRWLTVITLDPNIVHKHVYQLMRYLRAHGIESRPAWKPMHMQPLCSDYALETHSETDIVSSRLFLQSLCLPSGSNMTWDNQKRVITAIQNFAKEIE; from the coding sequence ATGACGCTAGAAAAGCAAATTATTGGCCCTAATGCGACTATTCGGGATGCACTTTCCACCCTGAATGCCGCGGCGATCAAGCTATGTCTTGCTGTTGATGCGAGCGGAAAACTTACCAGAACAGTTTCCGATGGCGACATACGAAGAGCGCTCTTGAGCCAAGGCACAATGGCGACGCTCATAAGCTCACTCCCACAGCGCCCTCCTCTAACGATTCGCCAGCCCGCAACGGATGCAGCGCTCCAGGATCTATTTAATGCACATCCTGACGTCAATGCGATTGCTATGGTTGACGATAATTGTCGACCGATAGATCTGGTAAGCAGAGAGAAATATCAGCCTAATCTACTCTTATCTCCGCCACATATTGGCCTAGCAGAAATTGGGTATGTACAACAGGCGTTCGACGACAATTGGATCGCCCCCGCGGGTCCCAATTTAGAAGCATTTGAACGCGCCTTAGCTCAAGTCTCTGGCCGTAATGCGGCCCTGGCGCTGTCCTCAGGAACCGCCGCGATTCATTTAGCTCTGCGAGTTATCGGCATTAGCCCTAATGATCGTGTCTATGTCTCAGATCTGACATTTGCGGCTTCCTTGCAGCCGATCCTCTACGAACGGGCGCTGCCCGTTTTGATAGATAGTGAACCGACAACCTGGAACATGTCCCCCGTGGCGTTGGCAAGGCGTTTGGAAAAAGACTCGAAGGACGGAACTTTACCCAAAGCCATAATCGTTGTTCACCTTTATGGACAATCCGCCGACATGGCCAGTCTATTGGCTATCTCAAATCAATACAAAATTCCTCTTATAGAAGACGCAGCAGAAAGTCTCGGCGCCACATGCCAAGGCGCACCGAGCGGTTCACACGGCTTGCTAGCGGCGTACTCGTTCAATGGCAACAAGATAATAACCACGTCTGGTGGTGGGGCCTTAGTATCCGATCGCGCAGATCTCATTCAATACGCGAGAAAATTATCCACACAAGGAAGAGAGACGGCAGAACACTATCAGCATTCGGAAGTTGCCTACAACTACCGAATGTCAAACGTTCTGGCTGGAATAGGGCTCGGACAATTAGAGCTGCTGGCAAATCGCGTAAATAAGCGTCGATTAATTTTCCAACGATATAGAGATGCACTGTCCAATACACCTGGCATAAGTTTTCAAGCGGATCCTCCAAACTCAGTAGGGAACCGCTGGCTTACAGTTATCACATTAGACCCTAATATAGTTCATAAGCATGTGTATCAATTGATGCGCTACTTACGCGCGCATGGCATCGAAAGCAGACCTGCGTGGAAGCCAATGCATATGCAGCCCCTATGTAGCGACTATGCGTTAGAAACTCATTCAGAAACTGACATCGTATCTTCGCGTCTCTTTCTTCAATCGCTCTGCCTCCCATCGGGTAGTAATATGACCTGGGACAATCAAAAAAGAGTGATTACAGCTATCCAAAATTTTGCGAAGGAAATTGAATAA
- a CDS encoding NeuD/PglB/VioB family sugar acetyltransferase: MSDKETICLFGAGGHGKVVASQLSRKKDCQLLFGDAGLPIGSSVIGIPVVYSTIDTSIAASVLITIGANDIRERLQTEAQTIGLNLSYFIAEPERYFSDTPGAGSMILAGALINRDSRIGKGVIVNSGAIVEHDCEVGDFSHLAPGSVIAGGVRLGRAVLLGANATILPSVVVADKTVIGAGAVVTEDILVPGVYIGAPARRVPSNCRP, from the coding sequence ATGTCCGATAAGGAGACGATTTGCCTATTCGGCGCCGGGGGGCATGGAAAAGTAGTAGCCTCTCAGCTAAGCAGAAAAAAAGATTGCCAATTACTATTTGGAGACGCAGGGCTTCCTATTGGCAGTTCGGTAATTGGGATTCCCGTGGTTTATTCGACCATCGACACGAGTATCGCTGCGAGCGTCCTAATTACCATAGGAGCCAACGACATTCGAGAACGACTTCAAACTGAAGCACAGACAATCGGTTTAAATTTATCTTATTTTATTGCGGAACCCGAGCGGTATTTTTCTGATACTCCTGGGGCAGGAAGCATGATCCTTGCAGGAGCTTTGATAAACCGTGACAGTCGGATCGGAAAAGGTGTAATAGTCAATAGCGGCGCTATTGTTGAACACGATTGCGAAGTAGGAGATTTTTCCCATCTTGCTCCTGGTAGCGTAATTGCTGGAGGCGTGCGTTTAGGTCGAGCCGTTCTGCTTGGTGCAAACGCCACAATTCTACCATCCGTTGTTGTGGCGGATAAAACAGTTATTGGTGCAGGCGCTGTTGTGACAGAGGACATCCTCGTACCAGGAGTATATATAGGAGCTCCTGCACGTCGCGTTCCTTCTAACTGCCGGCCCTAG